Proteins encoded within one genomic window of Candidatus Roizmanbacteria bacterium CG_4_9_14_0_2_um_filter_38_17:
- a CDS encoding polyribonucleotide nucleotidyltransferase codes for MKIIKKTANIGGREMSLEIGRFAHQATMAVLGQYGDTQVLATVMSSVPKRDLGYFPLSVDYMERLYAGGIIKGSRWMKREGRPTDENILTARLIDRSIRPLFPSTYKNDVQVIVTLLSTDKETDADVLSIIATSAAIAASSIPWDGPVGAVRMGYIDDKLVVNPSIQQRDLSSLDLVVSGFPDRVLMLEGGANQIADEVFIEAANAALIQSDKVINLINELVAEVKPTKQPIPEGIDEELISRMEKEFMGDINKLVEQANKLERKDENAMIDGIVEQAHARFEEEFEKKDIAQVVDKLRKKLLRKNILDTGIRVDGRKTTELRPLSSEVGILTRTHGSAVFQRGNTQALSVTTLGSAGEEQLLESANGESKKRYMHHYSMPPFSVGETGRFGFPSRREIGHGALAERAIIPVLPSPEEFAYTIRVVSEILSSNGSTSMASVCGSTLSLMDAGVPLKAPVAGISTGIIVESDDKYVLLTDIMGIEDFNGDMDFKVAGTKNGITAVQLDVKIKGLTPKMIKETVERAKEVRIQILEHMATTLAQPHETVSQYAPQVQQLTIPEEKIGALIGPGGSNIKEIIATFEVDVNVEDDGTVNISGLNSEKVKQASDHIQNMMRELKVGDKFKGTVKRIVPFGAFVEVLPGREGLVHVSRMADKYVEDPSEIVKEGDIIDVTLFEIDDQGRINLTMVDNPKKEEEDRRPPRRDNNRRDGYRGGNRRNNY; via the coding sequence ATGAAAATAATTAAAAAAACAGCAAACATTGGTGGACGTGAAATGTCACTAGAAATTGGCCGTTTTGCACACCAAGCAACCATGGCCGTTTTAGGTCAATACGGTGACACCCAAGTATTAGCTACTGTTATGTCTTCTGTGCCCAAACGTGACCTCGGCTACTTCCCATTGTCTGTGGACTATATGGAAAGACTGTATGCTGGAGGAATCATCAAGGGATCCCGTTGGATGAAAAGGGAAGGAAGACCAACTGATGAAAATATTCTTACAGCCAGACTCATTGACCGCTCAATCCGACCGCTATTTCCTAGTACATACAAAAATGATGTACAAGTTATCGTAACTCTGCTATCCACAGATAAAGAGACCGATGCAGATGTTTTGTCTATTATTGCAACATCCGCTGCAATTGCCGCATCTTCAATACCCTGGGACGGGCCAGTTGGAGCAGTTCGAATGGGTTACATTGACGACAAACTCGTAGTCAACCCTTCTATACAACAGCGTGATTTAAGTAGTCTTGATTTAGTTGTATCTGGTTTTCCTGATCGAGTCCTTATGCTTGAAGGGGGCGCCAACCAAATAGCTGATGAAGTATTTATTGAGGCAGCTAATGCTGCACTTATCCAATCCGACAAAGTTATTAATCTAATAAACGAATTAGTAGCTGAAGTAAAACCAACCAAACAACCAATTCCTGAGGGGATTGATGAAGAGCTCATTTCGCGTATGGAAAAAGAATTCATGGGAGATATAAACAAATTGGTAGAGCAAGCAAATAAGCTTGAGCGTAAAGACGAAAATGCCATGATTGATGGAATTGTCGAACAAGCCCACGCTCGATTTGAAGAAGAATTTGAAAAAAAGGATATTGCTCAGGTTGTAGATAAACTTCGTAAAAAACTACTTCGTAAAAATATTTTAGACACAGGTATACGCGTAGATGGTCGCAAAACCACCGAACTTAGGCCATTAAGTTCGGAAGTTGGAATATTAACTCGAACCCACGGATCAGCAGTATTCCAAAGAGGAAACACCCAGGCATTATCTGTCACAACTCTAGGTTCCGCTGGAGAAGAACAATTGCTCGAATCTGCTAATGGTGAGAGTAAAAAAAGATACATGCATCACTATAGCATGCCACCATTTTCTGTTGGAGAAACTGGGCGATTTGGCTTCCCTTCGCGTCGAGAAATAGGACACGGTGCACTGGCGGAGCGAGCAATTATACCTGTATTACCTTCGCCGGAAGAATTCGCGTACACAATTAGAGTTGTATCTGAAATACTCTCATCCAATGGGTCAACATCCATGGCATCAGTTTGCGGATCAACTTTATCACTGATGGATGCAGGCGTACCTCTTAAAGCGCCAGTTGCTGGCATATCTACTGGAATTATAGTCGAAAGTGACGATAAATATGTTCTACTTACAGACATTATGGGCATTGAGGACTTTAATGGTGACATGGACTTTAAAGTAGCTGGAACAAAAAATGGAATTACCGCTGTACAGCTCGACGTAAAAATCAAAGGCCTAACCCCCAAGATGATAAAAGAAACGGTAGAAAGAGCAAAGGAGGTACGTATACAGATTTTAGAACACATGGCTACAACACTAGCTCAGCCCCACGAAACAGTTTCTCAATATGCTCCACAAGTACAGCAACTGACCATACCTGAAGAAAAAATCGGCGCGCTTATTGGACCAGGCGGATCAAATATTAAAGAAATAATAGCTACTTTTGAAGTCGACGTTAACGTTGAAGACGACGGAACTGTTAATATATCTGGTTTAAATAGCGAAAAAGTAAAACAAGCATCAGATCACATTCAAAATATGATGCGCGAACTTAAAGTAGGAGATAAATTCAAGGGAACGGTCAAACGAATTGTTCCATTTGGCGCATTTGTCGAAGTATTACCCGGAAGAGAAGGATTAGTCCATGTCTCTCGTATGGCAGACAAGTACGTCGAAGATCCAAGTGAAATTGTTAAAGAAGGAGACATAATAGACGTAACTCTATTTGAAATTGACGATCAAGGTAGAATTAATCTAACCATGGTAGACAATCCAAAAAAAGAAGAAGAAGATCGCCGACCACCAAGACGTGACAATAACAGACGCGACGGTTATCGTGGCGGTAATCGCCGAAACAACTACTAA
- a CDS encoding 30S ribosomal protein S15: MVLKKKAEAAPKGNKEKIIVKFHLNDNDTGSPEVQIALLSHRIESVSKHLTDNPNDKHTRRGLLGIISKRRRMLKFLEGKSEERYKEVIKKVGLKK; the protein is encoded by the coding sequence ATGGTTTTAAAAAAGAAGGCAGAAGCAGCACCTAAGGGCAATAAAGAAAAAATCATCGTTAAGTTTCATCTAAATGACAACGACACTGGTTCACCCGAAGTTCAAATCGCACTTCTTTCTCATAGAATTGAGAGTGTCAGTAAGCACCTTACAGACAACCCAAATGACAAACATACACGCAGAGGATTATTGGGGATTATCTCAAAACGCAGACGTATGTTAAAATTCCTTGAAGGAAAGAGTGAAGAAAGATATAAAGAAGTAATTAAGAAAGTAGGACTGAAGAAATAA